The Fusobacterium perfoetens genome has a segment encoding these proteins:
- a CDS encoding patatin-like phospholipase family protein — protein MNKKSACFLAAVLISVPVFSKSPMPVYKEDVEILKLEEQIKALEERVSVLKNEKQKRIKENRTEKKVALVLSGGGAKGFAHIGVLRELEKNNIKIDCIVGNSIGAVIGALYSVGYTPDEIEEIMEDLSLRDSLKDNPNRTDIPLEKRLSNDQYAFSIKYDSNFNFYLPKGLKNSQKGYLYLKNLLSKAEDISDFDKLPIPLRVIATNLDTGKAAVFKSGDLAKVVTASAAIPSIFDPVKIDGTYYIDGMISRNFPVEDAIDMGANIIIGVNVGADLNNHTSSNYNIFTTAEQLLAIQSSSTTDFQKKLTSILIEPDLSNYKSVDYDEISEIVKIGEKAVVEKLPEITKLPKNKKLHKVLPEREIVFTNTVISGIQDSDRTAVVKNIAAQYENKNITSEDLNTLSLKLYGLDFINKVYYKNEGDTLYLTLEETPSNTVGVGFNYQSDYYTSIKLATDLNTIGKFGNYTNIYVKGGDYLGAGVNSLFYYGVENKFGLNTSLNYDESPLFLYDKNRKAAKLKSKSINFEVSAFTQYLNEILVSYGASLKYGTIKNDIGNINEQFLDSLETDNYGQGFLKFIWDKADSPYYAKKGFKNSLDYFWGGSIDKQSSDFYGVTFSFEHFYPLTKKLTIDSRIYGGSMNGTSIPYDGYIKLGGSVNNSKRREFSFYGYNPQQRFLKNLFAAKLGLQYEFIPNFFLSGGVNIATYNNLNLEEGDEFNSHSMWEDYYRGAGLSVGYLSPVGPVEFSVSHNDDFDDILYQFSIGYTLD, from the coding sequence ATGAATAAAAAATCAGCTTGCTTTCTTGCTGCTGTACTTATATCTGTTCCGGTTTTTTCAAAATCTCCTATGCCTGTGTACAAAGAAGATGTTGAAATCTTAAAACTGGAAGAACAAATAAAAGCTCTTGAAGAGAGAGTAAGTGTTTTAAAAAACGAAAAGCAGAAAAGAATAAAAGAAAACCGTACAGAAAAAAAAGTTGCTCTTGTTTTAAGTGGTGGGGGAGCTAAAGGTTTTGCACATATAGGTGTTCTTCGTGAACTTGAAAAAAATAATATTAAAATAGATTGTATTGTTGGAAATAGTATAGGTGCTGTTATAGGTGCTCTCTATTCTGTAGGATATACTCCTGACGAAATAGAAGAAATCATGGAAGATTTAAGTCTCAGAGATTCTCTTAAGGATAACCCAAACAGAACAGATATTCCTTTGGAAAAAAGGCTTTCAAATGATCAATATGCTTTTTCTATAAAATATGATTCTAATTTTAATTTCTATCTTCCTAAAGGACTTAAGAACAGTCAAAAAGGATATTTATATCTTAAAAATCTGCTTTCAAAAGCAGAAGATATATCTGATTTTGATAAACTTCCTATTCCTTTAAGAGTAATTGCTACAAATCTTGATACAGGAAAGGCTGCTGTTTTTAAGAGTGGAGATCTTGCAAAAGTTGTTACAGCCAGTGCTGCAATCCCATCTATTTTTGATCCTGTAAAAATAGATGGAACATATTATATTGATGGAATGATTTCCAGAAACTTCCCTGTTGAAGATGCTATAGATATGGGAGCAAATATTATAATAGGTGTAAATGTAGGAGCTGACCTTAATAATCATACATCTTCAAACTATAATATTTTTACAACTGCTGAACAGCTTCTTGCTATTCAAAGTTCTTCAACTACAGATTTTCAGAAAAAACTTACAAGCATACTTATAGAACCTGATCTTTCTAACTATAAAAGTGTTGACTATGATGAAATATCAGAAATTGTAAAAATTGGAGAAAAAGCTGTTGTTGAAAAACTTCCTGAAATTACAAAGCTTCCTAAAAATAAAAAGCTTCATAAAGTACTTCCTGAAAGAGAAATTGTTTTTACCAATACTGTTATAAGTGGTATACAAGATTCAGATAGGACTGCTGTTGTAAAAAATATAGCTGCACAGTATGAAAATAAAAATATTACTTCTGAAGATTTAAATACTCTTTCACTAAAACTTTATGGACTTGATTTTATAAATAAAGTCTATTATAAAAATGAAGGAGATACTCTTTATCTTACATTGGAAGAAACTCCTTCAAATACTGTGGGAGTTGGATTCAATTATCAGAGTGATTACTACACTTCTATAAAACTTGCAACAGACCTTAATACAATAGGTAAGTTTGGAAACTATACAAATATCTATGTAAAAGGTGGAGATTATTTAGGGGCTGGAGTAAATAGTCTTTTCTACTATGGAGTTGAAAATAAATTCGGGCTTAACACAAGTCTTAATTATGACGAATCACCTCTTTTCCTTTATGATAAAAATAGAAAAGCTGCAAAACTAAAAAGTAAATCAATTAATTTTGAAGTAAGTGCTTTCACCCAATATTTAAATGAAATTCTTGTTTCATATGGTGCTTCTCTTAAATATGGAACTATAAAAAATGATATTGGAAATATAAATGAACAATTTCTAGATAGTCTTGAAACTGATAACTATGGACAAGGATTTTTAAAATTTATATGGGATAAAGCTGATTCTCCTTATTATGCAAAAAAAGGATTTAAAAACAGTCTTGATTACTTCTGGGGAGGAAGCATAGATAAGCAGTCATCAGACTTCTATGGAGTTACCTTCTCTTTTGAACATTTCTATCCTCTTACAAAAAAACTTACTATAGATTCTAGAATCTATGGTGGAAGTATGAATGGAACAAGCATTCCTTATGATGGATATATTAAACTTGGAGGATCTGTAAATAATTCTAAAAGAAGAGAATTTTCTTTCTATGGATATAATCCTCAGCAAAGATTCTTAAAAAATCTTTTTGCTGCAAAACTTGGACTTCAATATGAATTTATTCCTAATTTTTTCTTGAGTGGAGGAGTAAATATTGCAACTTATAATAATTTAAATCTTGAAGAGGGAGATGAATTTAATTCTCATTCTATGTGGGAAGATTATTACAGAGGAGCAGGACTTTCTGTAGGTTATCTTTCTCCTGTTGGGCCTGTGGAATTTTCTGTTTCACATAATGATGATTTTGATGACATTCTTTATCAATTTAGTATAGGATATACACTTGATTAA
- a CDS encoding YdbC family protein, protein MEKKELKFEILNELGIISESSKGWKKELTRISWNGEEPKYDIRTWDSEHKKMGKGITLTEKELRTLKLLIDEEIRILDEEI, encoded by the coding sequence ATGGAAAAGAAAGAATTAAAATTTGAAATTTTAAATGAATTAGGAATTATATCAGAATCTAGTAAAGGTTGGAAAAAAGAACTAACTCGTATAAGCTGGAATGGAGAAGAACCAAAATATGATATTAGAACTTGGGATTCTGAGCATAAAAAAATGGGAAAAGGAATAACTCTTACTGAAAAAGAATTAAGAACTCTGAAATTATTAATAGATGAAGAAATTAGAATTTTAGACGAAGAAATTTAA
- a CDS encoding NAD-dependent protein deacylase: MENNIKKLADIIKESNYVVFFTGAGASTDSGLKDFRGRNGLYNERNYMGYEPEEILSHDFFFQHRDIFDKYLVEKLSINDVKPNAGHKALAELEKMGKVKAVITQNIDNLHQDGGSRKVLELHGTLKRWYCLNCGKTSDKSFKCECGGIVRPDVTLYGEMLNEEVTEQAIKEIKKADTLIIVGTSLTVYPAAYYLNYFTGKHLIIINETPTSQDGSAELVIRTGFADTMTEVMKLLK, encoded by the coding sequence ATGGAAAATAATATAAAAAAACTGGCAGATATAATCAAAGAAAGTAATTATGTTGTTTTTTTTACAGGAGCTGGAGCTTCAACAGACTCTGGGCTTAAAGATTTCAGAGGAAGAAATGGTTTATATAATGAAAGAAATTATATGGGATATGAACCAGAAGAAATCTTAAGTCATGATTTCTTTTTTCAGCATAGAGATATATTTGACAAATACCTTGTAGAAAAACTATCTATAAATGATGTAAAACCAAATGCAGGACATAAAGCTCTGGCTGAACTTGAAAAAATGGGAAAAGTAAAAGCTGTTATCACACAAAATATAGATAATCTTCACCAAGATGGAGGAAGCAGAAAAGTTTTAGAACTTCATGGAACTCTTAAAAGATGGTATTGTCTAAATTGTGGAAAAACTTCTGACAAATCTTTTAAATGTGAATGCGGAGGAATTGTAAGACCAGATGTTACTCTTTACGGAGAAATGTTAAATGAAGAAGTTACAGAACAAGCTATAAAAGAAATTAAAAAAGCTGACACTTTAATAATTGTAGGAACAAGTCTTACTGTTTATCCTGCTGCATATTATTTAAATTATTTTACAGGAAAACACCTTATAATAATAAATGAAACTCCAACTTCTCAAGATGGAAGTGCAGAACTTGTAATAAGAACAGGATTCGCTGATACTATGACAGAAGTTATGAAACTTTTAAAATAA
- a CDS encoding AAA domain-containing protein gives MEGKEKVISLYNYISEVTKNSKSINKNISEEKWNYFLNNLPVHQNIIYNNFYDENNAEIILSIKKPNFLKPLVIEKDFLPWINGDWKNFKDKITIKEERVIEKISFEEGRLPFVSEVEKITDDVKNQILKKIEKRNIWVEEQKNIERVRKIFDDLYIQYLDLNKESDTLEILLANGLVKIKNNNVYYPILLKKVKIDFNAEDNILNIRNLFLDEEENNTQLYTEFLNEIENINLINILKLTEKIKEKNIYPLNEDEIDNFFREFIHELSMNGYYKKDIENFQLFDYENNILIEDNPIFFIRKKESGVIKAIDEVIKNIEESGEIPEQLRELVGINQVEKVYDKTLKEKNLSSKEILFVKDTNNEQLEIAERIEKYNTVVVQGPPGTGKTHTIANLLGHFLAQGKNILVTSQTKKALKVLKDKIPKNIQGLCISILDDNNSDMARSVENITEAIGRMTSEKLKKDVDFIQNERTEEYLKLKKLKNKIFAIKYKENQSIFYNGESFSIKEVGIYLCEKENTLNKIKGNVVDDSPCPIDNEELKFLNNYRNSVSFEEEKEIELNLLDYKLLKTKNEFQKILENIEKNKNDLESVSESKNFYFNDKKFFLNNENIVDLEKFKNFNLYDILPSNLKSLKDWKLNLISIGATNETQRKIWEHFLTELEEETNIINEKAIKFFDKSISYEPLKISEAEILITKLKEAKKNPGIIFKAHLIKAKKELGNKILLNNKIIEEIEECDFVLEYLKIENKKLDLKRKWDSFNIEEFHFEDILNSPNEIINIINYYLYWYRNQKENFISSIEKAGINPNIIFNKDDNELLSNRIKTLPDKIKKLEKILLIAHKAFELLKANQEYEEYQNFIINSVKINSIVENGIKTAVESKNIESYGKYVSLLENLSEKTDSYNKYKVILNKISNVAEEWAEEIKNGNLIDITDIYEAWKWKQLSQKLENLEKEPYELLQEQVRKSKEELKNLTLKLVEKKSWYHILSFIEKKENLQINQALRGWKQSMEKIGKGTGKNAEFYRKQAKEKITLCQKAVPAWIMPMNKVIDTLNPGKNKFDIVIVDEASQADISALVLLYMAKKVIIVGDDKQVSPSAVGEKIEKQNILRDKYLKGIISNDDLYGTRSSLYSIASTTYQPLMLREHFRCVPEIIGYSNKTSYDYKIKPLRETYSSKLKPAVINYRVDGEREEKSKINKVEAETIISLISSCLEERLYENSTFGIISLLGQEQVEYIQKLLVEKIGTAEIEKHNILCGDSSHFQGDERDVIFLSMVDSNKNSSTPLIKKTEGTDNLNKKKYNVAASRAKDQMWIVHSLDFRNDLKDGDIRKELLEFGENQRAFMQDDEINSKSDSIFEEEVAKYLSARNYNIKQQWEVGAYRIDMVVSYKNEKVAIECDGERWHSSEEQIKNDIERQEVLERCGWNFIRIRGSKYFRNPVLTMEEVEAELNKRGIYPEEINCDSYEDDSDNDLINKIKTRANDILLQWKNEKEDFLIQNNAEIIKEINDNNFSEQYTKEEKKQKNKTENLKSSKKSAENSKQDIFSFLNNENIEYIDNRKLSGLLWIIYNSEKKEKIENFLEVNKCNYSFDRRGTKATSNRKAWRVKMEE, from the coding sequence ATGGAAGGAAAAGAAAAAGTTATATCTTTATATAACTATATCTCCGAAGTAACCAAAAATTCAAAGTCTATTAATAAAAATATTTCTGAAGAAAAATGGAATTATTTTTTGAATAATTTACCAGTTCATCAAAATATTATATATAATAACTTTTATGATGAAAATAATGCTGAAATTATTCTTTCTATAAAGAAACCTAACTTTTTAAAACCTTTAGTTATAGAAAAAGACTTTTTACCTTGGATAAACGGTGATTGGAAAAATTTTAAAGATAAAATTACTATAAAAGAAGAAAGGGTAATAGAAAAAATCTCTTTTGAAGAGGGAAGACTTCCTTTTGTAAGTGAAGTTGAAAAAATAACTGATGATGTAAAAAATCAAATTCTTAAAAAAATTGAAAAAAGAAATATATGGGTTGAAGAGCAAAAAAATATTGAAAGGGTAAGAAAAATATTTGATGACTTATATATTCAATATTTAGATTTGAATAAAGAAAGTGATACTTTAGAAATTCTTCTTGCTAATGGTCTAGTTAAAATTAAAAATAATAATGTTTATTATCCTATTTTATTAAAAAAAGTTAAAATAGATTTTAATGCCGAAGATAATATATTAAATATAAGAAATTTATTTCTAGATGAAGAAGAAAATAATACACAATTATACACAGAATTTTTGAATGAAATAGAAAATATTAATTTGATAAATATCTTAAAATTAACTGAAAAAATAAAAGAAAAAAATATATATCCTCTTAATGAGGATGAAATAGATAATTTTTTCAGAGAATTTATACATGAATTAAGTATGAATGGATATTATAAGAAAGATATTGAAAATTTCCAACTATTTGATTATGAAAATAATATTCTTATAGAGGATAATCCAATATTCTTTATAAGAAAAAAAGAAAGTGGAGTTATAAAAGCAATAGATGAAGTTATAAAAAATATTGAAGAATCTGGAGAAATTCCAGAGCAACTTAGAGAGTTAGTAGGAATAAATCAAGTAGAAAAAGTTTACGATAAGACACTAAAAGAAAAAAATTTATCTTCAAAAGAAATTTTGTTTGTAAAAGATACAAATAATGAGCAACTTGAAATAGCTGAAAGGATAGAAAAATATAATACTGTCGTTGTGCAAGGTCCTCCAGGAACAGGAAAGACACATACTATCGCAAACCTTTTAGGGCATTTTTTGGCTCAAGGAAAAAATATTTTAGTTACAAGCCAAACTAAAAAAGCCTTAAAAGTTTTGAAAGATAAAATTCCTAAAAATATTCAAGGATTATGTATATCTATTTTAGATGATAATAACAGTGATATGGCTCGTTCTGTTGAAAATATTACTGAAGCTATAGGAAGAATGACTTCTGAAAAATTAAAAAAAGATGTTGATTTTATTCAGAATGAAAGAACTGAAGAATATTTGAAATTAAAAAAGCTTAAAAATAAAATATTTGCTATAAAATATAAGGAAAATCAATCTATATTTTATAATGGAGAAAGTTTTTCTATTAAAGAAGTTGGAATTTATTTGTGTGAAAAAGAAAACACTTTAAATAAAATTAAAGGAAATGTTGTTGACGACTCTCCTTGTCCTATTGATAATGAAGAATTAAAATTTTTAAATAATTATAGAAATTCGGTTTCTTTTGAAGAAGAAAAAGAGATAGAACTAAATTTGTTAGATTATAAACTTCTCAAAACTAAAAATGAATTTCAAAAGATATTAGAAAATATTGAAAAAAATAAAAATGATTTAGAGTCTGTTTCTGAAAGCAAAAACTTTTATTTTAATGATAAAAAATTCTTTTTAAATAATGAAAATATAGTTGATTTAGAAAAATTTAAAAATTTTAATCTTTATGATATTTTGCCAAGCAATTTAAAATCGTTAAAAGACTGGAAGTTGAATTTAATTTCAATAGGAGCTACAAATGAAACACAAAGAAAAATATGGGAACATTTTCTTACAGAACTGGAAGAAGAAACTAATATAATAAATGAAAAAGCTATAAAATTTTTTGATAAAAGTATTTCTTATGAACCTTTAAAAATATCAGAAGCAGAAATTTTAATAACTAAATTGAAAGAAGCCAAAAAAAATCCTGGCATTATTTTTAAAGCTCATCTAATAAAAGCTAAAAAGGAATTAGGAAATAAAATATTATTAAATAATAAAATTATTGAAGAAATTGAAGAATGTGATTTTGTTTTAGAATATTTGAAAATTGAAAATAAAAAATTAGACTTAAAAAGAAAATGGGATAGTTTTAATATAGAAGAGTTCCATTTTGAAGATATTCTTAACAGTCCTAATGAAATCATCAATATAATAAATTATTATTTGTATTGGTACAGAAATCAAAAAGAAAATTTTATAAGTTCAATTGAAAAAGCTGGAATAAATCCTAATATTATTTTTAATAAAGATGATAATGAATTATTAAGCAATAGAATAAAAACTCTTCCAGATAAAATTAAGAAATTAGAAAAAATATTGCTAATAGCTCACAAAGCTTTTGAATTACTAAAAGCAAATCAAGAATACGAAGAATATCAAAACTTTATTATCAATTCTGTAAAAATAAATTCTATTGTTGAAAATGGTATAAAAACAGCTGTAGAAAGTAAAAATATAGAATCTTATGGTAAATATGTCTCACTTTTAGAAAATTTATCTGAAAAAACTGATTCGTATAATAAATATAAAGTAATTTTAAATAAAATATCAAATGTAGCTGAAGAATGGGCCGAAGAAATAAAAAACGGAAATTTAATTGATATAACAGATATTTATGAAGCTTGGAAATGGAAACAGTTATCTCAAAAATTAGAAAATTTGGAAAAAGAGCCCTATGAACTTTTACAAGAGCAAGTTAGAAAATCAAAAGAAGAGTTGAAGAATTTAACTTTAAAATTAGTTGAAAAGAAATCATGGTATCATATACTTTCTTTTATTGAGAAGAAAGAAAACTTACAAATCAATCAAGCCTTAAGAGGCTGGAAGCAAAGTATGGAAAAAATAGGAAAAGGAACTGGAAAAAATGCTGAGTTTTACAGAAAACAAGCTAAAGAAAAAATAACTCTTTGCCAAAAAGCTGTTCCTGCTTGGATAATGCCTATGAATAAAGTTATTGATACTTTAAATCCAGGAAAAAATAAATTTGATATTGTCATAGTTGATGAAGCCAGTCAGGCTGATATTTCTGCTCTTGTTTTACTTTATATGGCAAAAAAAGTTATTATAGTTGGAGATGATAAGCAAGTCAGCCCATCAGCAGTTGGTGAAAAAATAGAAAAACAAAACATTTTAAGAGACAAATATTTAAAAGGAATTATTTCCAATGATGATTTATATGGAACAAGATCTTCTTTATATTCTATTGCTAGCACGACATACCAACCTTTAATGTTAAGAGAGCATTTTAGATGTGTTCCTGAAATTATAGGATACAGTAATAAGACATCTTATGATTATAAAATAAAACCATTAAGAGAAACTTATAGTTCAAAGTTAAAACCTGCTGTTATTAACTATAGAGTTGATGGAGAAAGAGAAGAAAAAAGTAAAATTAATAAAGTTGAAGCTGAAACTATTATAAGTCTTATAAGCTCATGTTTAGAGGAAAGATTATATGAAAATTCAACTTTTGGGATTATTTCTTTATTAGGGCAGGAACAAGTTGAATATATACAAAAATTATTAGTTGAAAAAATAGGAACTGCAGAAATAGAAAAACACAATATCTTATGTGGAGATTCCAGCCATTTTCAAGGAGATGAAAGAGATGTTATTTTTCTAAGCATGGTAGACAGCAATAAAAATTCTTCAACTCCTTTAATCAAAAAAACAGAAGGAACTGATAATTTAAATAAGAAAAAATATAATGTTGCTGCAAGCCGTGCCAAAGATCAAATGTGGATTGTACATTCCCTTGATTTTAGAAATGATTTGAAAGATGGAGATATAAGAAAAGAATTACTTGAATTTGGAGAAAATCAAAGAGCCTTTATGCAAGATGATGAGATAAACTCAAAATCAGATTCTATTTTTGAAGAAGAAGTGGCAAAATATTTGTCAGCAAGAAATTACAATATTAAACAACAATGGGAAGTGGGAGCATACAGAATAGACATGGTTGTCAGCTATAAAAATGAAAAAGTAGCAATAGAATGTGATGGAGAAAGATGGCATAGCAGTGAAGAGCAAATAAAAAATGACATTGAGCGACAAGAAGTTTTAGAGCGTTGTGGATGGAATTTTATAAGAATAAGAGGAAGCAAATATTTTAGAAATCCAGTTCTTACAATGGAAGAAGTTGAAGCAGAATTAAATAAAAGAGGAATTTATCCTGAAGAAATAAATTGTGATTCATACGAAGATGACTCTGATAATGATTTAATAAATAAAATTAAAACCCGTGCTAATGATATTTTGTTACAGTGGAAAAATGAAAAAGAAGATTTTTTAATTCAAAATAATGCTGAAATTATTAAAGAAATAAACGATAACAATTTTTCAGAACAATATACTAAAGAAGAGAAGAAACAAAAAAATAAAACTGAAAATTTAAAATCTTCAAAAAAATCAGCAGAAAACTCAAAACAAGACATATTCTCTTTTTTAAATAATGAAAATATAGAGTATATAGATAACAGAAAATTATCAGGACTTTTATGGATAATATATAACTCTGAAAAAAAAGAAAAAATAGAAAATTTTTTAGAAGTTAATAAATGTAATTATTCATTTGACAGAAGAGGGACAAAAGCAACAAGCAATAGAAAAGCATGGAGAGTAAAAATGGAGGAATAA
- the glyA gene encoding serine hydroxymethyltransferase, whose translation MENLKNLFQDDREVFNAIEAERARQNEGIELIASENFVSKSVLEAAGSVMTNKYAEGYPDKRYYGGCECVDIVEKLAIERAKEIFNVKYVNVQPHSGSQANMGVYKALLNIGDVVLGMRLDHGGHLTHGKNVNFSGKDYTVYSYSVRKDNELIDYDEVEKIAMEVKPKLIIAGASAYPRIIDFKKFREIADKVGAYLMVDMAHIVGLIAAGEHPSPIPYAHVVTTTTHKTLRGPRGGVIMTNDEEIAKKIDKAIFPGIQGGPLMHIIAAKAVAFKQALSPEFKEYQHQIVKNAKALAETLEKGGLRLVSGGTDNHMILIDLKSSKGLTGAEVEKALDKAGITVNKNGIPYDTEKPMVTSGIRIGTPAVTTRGMKEKEMEEIGNFILETIENINNDEKLSEIKGKVKELCLKFPLYE comes from the coding sequence ATGGAAAACTTAAAAAATCTTTTTCAAGATGACAGAGAAGTATTTAATGCAATAGAGGCAGAAAGAGCCAGACAAAATGAGGGAATAGAACTTATCGCTTCAGAAAATTTTGTATCCAAATCAGTACTTGAGGCAGCTGGAAGCGTTATGACAAATAAGTATGCTGAAGGATATCCTGACAAAAGATATTACGGAGGCTGTGAATGTGTTGATATAGTTGAAAAACTTGCCATTGAAAGAGCAAAAGAAATCTTTAATGTAAAATATGTAAATGTTCAGCCTCATTCAGGTTCACAAGCAAATATGGGAGTATATAAGGCTCTTTTAAATATTGGAGATGTTGTGCTAGGAATGAGACTTGATCATGGAGGACACCTTACTCATGGTAAAAATGTAAACTTCTCAGGAAAAGATTATACAGTATATTCTTACAGTGTAAGAAAAGATAATGAATTAATTGATTATGATGAAGTTGAAAAAATAGCTATGGAAGTAAAACCAAAACTTATAATAGCAGGGGCAAGTGCTTATCCAAGAATAATAGATTTTAAAAAATTCAGAGAAATAGCAGATAAAGTAGGAGCATATTTAATGGTTGATATGGCTCATATTGTAGGTCTTATCGCTGCTGGAGAACATCCAAGTCCAATTCCTTATGCTCATGTTGTAACAACTACAACTCATAAAACATTGAGAGGGCCTCGTGGTGGAGTTATTATGACAAATGATGAAGAAATTGCCAAAAAAATTGATAAAGCTATTTTCCCAGGAATACAAGGAGGACCTTTAATGCATATAATAGCAGCAAAAGCTGTAGCATTTAAGCAGGCACTTTCTCCTGAATTTAAAGAATATCAACATCAAATTGTAAAAAATGCAAAAGCTCTTGCAGAGACTCTTGAAAAAGGAGGTCTTAGATTAGTAAGTGGAGGAACTGATAATCATATGATTCTTATTGATTTAAAAAGTTCAAAAGGACTTACAGGAGCAGAAGTTGAAAAGGCACTTGATAAAGCAGGAATTACAGTAAATAAAAATGGAATTCCTTATGATACAGAAAAACCTATGGTGACAAGTGGAATAAGAATAGGAACTCCTGCTGTTACTACAAGAGGAATGAAAGAAAAAGAGATGGAAGAAATTGGTAACTTCATTCTTGAAACAATAGAAAATATTAATAATGATGAAAAGCTTAGCGAAATTAAAGGTAAAGTAAAAGAACTTTGCTTAAAATTTCCTTTATATGAATAA
- a CDS encoding acyl-CoA dehydrogenase family protein, whose translation MNFMLSKEQENFKNEVREITEKYVIPFAAENDRNESFPKLSIKALTEKGLMGIPFDKKYGGLGLDNISYITAVEELSKGCASTGVIMSAHTSLCSWPIAEYGNEEQKMKYLMPLAKGEKIGAFGWTESEAGTKTTAVKEVDSYIINGKKVLITNSHEASIFVVFAKTDFENNKLSAFIIEKGTKGFSLGEKEEKMGVRGSSTSELIFENCVVPKENLLGEEGQGFEIAMAALNGGRIGVAAQAVGIAQGALDEAIKYVKGRVQLGKTIAQFQNTQFLIAELQTKIDAARLMTYRAANMKDLGENYGYMASMAKLFASEIAMEVTIKAVQLFGGNGYSKKFPVERMMRDAKVTEIYEGTSEVQKVVIANYLNIK comes from the coding sequence ATGAATTTTATGCTTTCAAAAGAACAAGAAAATTTTAAAAATGAGGTAAGAGAAATTACAGAAAAATATGTAATTCCATTTGCAGCTGAAAATGATAGAAATGAATCATTTCCAAAATTATCAATAAAAGCTCTTACTGAAAAAGGGCTTATGGGTATTCCATTTGATAAAAAATATGGAGGACTTGGACTTGACAATATAAGTTATATAACAGCAGTTGAAGAGCTTTCAAAAGGATGTGCTTCTACAGGAGTAATTATGTCTGCTCATACTTCTTTATGTTCATGGCCTATTGCAGAATATGGAAATGAAGAGCAAAAAATGAAATATTTAATGCCTCTTGCAAAAGGTGAAAAAATAGGGGCATTTGGTTGGACAGAATCAGAAGCAGGAACAAAAACAACTGCAGTAAAAGAAGTTGACAGTTATATTATAAACGGTAAAAAAGTTCTTATAACAAATTCACATGAAGCATCTATATTTGTAGTTTTTGCTAAAACAGATTTTGAAAACAATAAGCTTTCAGCTTTTATTATAGAAAAAGGAACAAAAGGATTCTCTCTTGGAGAGAAGGAAGAAAAAATGGGTGTAAGAGGTTCATCTACATCTGAACTTATTTTTGAGAACTGTGTTGTACCAAAAGAAAATCTTCTTGGAGAAGAAGGACAAGGTTTTGAAATTGCTATGGCTGCTCTTAACGGAGGAAGAATAGGTGTAGCTGCTCAAGCTGTAGGAATTGCTCAAGGTGCATTAGATGAAGCAATAAAATATGTAAAAGGAAGAGTACAACTTGGAAAAACTATAGCACAGTTTCAAAATACACAATTTCTTATTGCAGAGCTTCAAACTAAAATAGATGCAGCAAGACTTATGACATACAGAGCTGCTAACATGAAAGATCTTGGAGAAAATTATGGATACATGGCATCAATGGCAAAACTTTTTGCTTCTGAAATAGCTATGGAAGTAACTATAAAAGCTGTTCAGCTTTTTGGTGGAAATGGATATTCTAAGAAGTTCCCTGTTGAAAGAATGATGAGAGATGCAAAAGTAACAGAAATTTATGAAGGTACATCAGAAGTTCAAAAAGTAGTTATTGCAAACTACCTTAATATTAAGTAA